The Solanum lycopersicum chromosome 6, SLM_r2.1 genome has a window encoding:
- the LOC138349353 gene encoding golgin IMH1-like: protein MTTQEADMSMKRAFATMGNSSDEEFEGDETENQSLLALEQEDDYDFLALVAVETKEEKETCRSQETILALMAGSDSEEEKEEEDMNEKVSLHHIQDNLSSYSKRELESILYTLIDAYKTVDSKRELIMEDYASLREENKIIEKQNIHLLSKNAKLSKNLDLITKRNEALSKELLVTKTEAENGMRWTRSSILLDNMHKNRTYEKHGIGFDRTSSQGSVKKKQQQWYLDSACSRHMTGDKRSFLPLKNIKGGNVAFGNGKSGEIQGIGKVGSMDTHAIENVYYVNGLQHNLLSVSQICDKGNNVLFTEKECRVTNSVTGNLVLLGKRHKNVYKAKIVDSKEGTLKCLSAVSD, encoded by the exons ATGACAACTCAAGAGGCAGACATGTCAATGAAGAGGGCTTTTGCAACAATGGGGAATTCATCTGATGAAGAGTTTGAGGGTGATGAGACAGAAAACCAGTCTCTTCTTGCACTAGAACAAGAAGATGATTATGACTTTCTTGCCCTTGTAGCAGTGGAAACCAAGGAAGAAAAGGAAACTTGCAGATCACAAGAAACCATATTAGCACTCATGGCTGGATCAGATTCTgaagaggagaaagaagaagaagatatgaaTGAAAAGGTTAGTCTTCATCACATACAAGACAATCTAAGCTCATACTCAAAAAGGGAGCTAGAATCCATACTCTACACTCTCATTGATGCATATAAAACCGTAGACTCAAAAAGGGAATTGATAATGGAAGACTATGCATCactaagagaagaaaacaagattATTGAAAAACAGAATATTCATCTTTTATCCAAGAATGCTAAACTAAGTAAAAACCTAGACTTGATAACTAAAAGGAATGAAGCACTCTCCAAAGAGCTTCTTGTGACTAAAACTGAAGCAGAAAATGGAATGAGATGGACCAGGTCTTCCATACTGCTTGACAACATGCACAAGAATCGCACATATGAGAAACATGGGATAGGTTTTGACAGAACTAGCTCTCAA GGATCAGTGAAGAAGAAGCAGCAACAATGGTACCTTGATAGTGCATGTTCTAGACACATGACTGGAGATAAAAGAAGCTTCCTCCCACTCAAGAACATCAAAGGAGGAAACGTTGCCTTTGGTAATGGAAAAAGTGGTGAAATTCAGGGAATTGGAAAGGTTGGATCAATGGATACTCATGCAATTGAGAATGTATATTATGTCAATGGCCTACAACATAATCTATTGAGCGTATCTCAAATATGTGATAAAGGAAACAACGTTCTTTTTACAGAAAAGGAATGCAGAGTAACAAACTCAGTAACTGGGAACCTCGTTCTACTAGGTAAGAGACACAAGAATGTGTACAAAGCCAAGATTGTTGACTCCAAGGAAGGTACTCTTAAATGTCTAAGTGCAGTGTCTGATTGA
- the LOC138349354 gene encoding uncharacterized protein, whose translation MDELIGNLITYELKKNQEKEIGGKRKERNLVLKATASDNFEDENIALITKRFTRMLKRGQTFQKKAFQKPSENTKDQVCHKCGSPDHFIKFCPLWALEQKKENFEKGKA comes from the coding sequence ATGGATGAGTTAATTGGTAATCTCATCACATACGAACTtaagaaaaaccaagaaaaggaaattggaggaaaaagaaaggaaaggaaCCTGGTTCTAAAGGCTACTGCATCAGataattttgaagatgaaaatattgccCTCATAACCAAAAGGTTCACTAGAATGCTAAAGAGAGGGCAGACCTTTCAAAAGAAAGCTTTTCAAAAACCATCTGAAAACACTAAAGATCAGGTTTGTCATAAGTGTGGGAGCCCAGATCACTTCATCAAATTCTGTCCACTTTGGGCCTTAGAGCAGAAAAAGGAAAACTTTGAGAAGGGGAAAGCATAA
- the LOC138349355 gene encoding uncharacterized protein has translation MTAPPTPQEEASQTRPSLFNGKYYGWWKNRMMDHLIGENPDLWGVILNGPTMPMKTATDGITKIPKERKEWNVEDKLAIQNNAKAKKILICGIGPDEYNRISSCQDAKVIWETLQIAHEGTTQVKKSKIDNLNRQYELFRMAEGETIQDMHTRFTSIINEMYSLGEIVPNRKGNS, from the coding sequence ATGACAGCACCACCTACCCCACAAGAGGAAGCTTCACAAACACGACCATCACTgttcaatggaaaatattatgGATGGTGGAAAAATCGTATGATGGACCATCTTATTGGCGAAAACCCTGATTTATGGGGAGTAATTCTAAATGGCCCAACCATGCCTATGAAAACCGCAACTGATGGAATCACCAAAAtcccaaaggaaagaaaagaatggaatgTTGAAGACAAGCTTGCAATTCAAAACAATGCCAAAGCCAAGAAAATTTTGATATGTGGCATAGGACCAGACGAATATAATCGAATCTCGTCATGTCAAGATGCCAAAGTCATATGGGAAACACTGCAAATAGCTCATGAGGGAACAACGCAAGTCAAGAAGTCtaaaattgataacttgaacAGGCAATATGAGCTGTTCAGGATGGCAGAAGGGGAGACTATTCAAGACATGCACACCAGGTTCACCTCCATCATTAATGAGATGTACTCTTTAGGAGAGATAGTGCCTAACAGAAAGGGAAACTCTTGA